Part of the Lolium rigidum isolate FL_2022 chromosome 6, APGP_CSIRO_Lrig_0.1, whole genome shotgun sequence genome, ACTCCTCCCTGCGGCGCAGCGCCATTGCTCCCCTGCTGCTCGCGCGCGCCTCGCCGCTACTCCTCCCTGCGGCGCGGCGCCGCTGGTCCTTCTCTGCGCCGCTGCTCCCTGCTCCGCGGCCGCGACTCAGCTCGTCCACGTCCCTGCTCGTCGCCTGAACAAGAACGTGCTGCTCTGTTGCTCACCACCGTCCTGAACTGTTGCCCGTCGTCCTCCCCTGATGAAGAAGGTGTTGCTCCCGTTTCTCTGAAGAATATAAGGTACAGATTCAGTTTCTTGTGCAATGTTGACTGAAAAACTGAAGCACTGCATTTATGTTTGTAAAATGAAATTGCAGTACTTTCTCTTTTTCTGTGAATATGTACTTCCAAGTTCAATTGCAAAGGTGTATATGTTGAAATTGCACAAAAAATCAgcaatatggaatatggaatatgTCCTTCCAAGTTCAATTGCAAAGGTCGTTTGGGTCTTTCATTCTTTCTTGGTCCATGTATACCAACCTTCATATGGAATACTGATCTACCATGGCAACACTCACCGCCTTTGCTTCCGCTGGGCTGGGAACGTTTGGCAACCCATTTGAAAATTTGAAGTTGCCAGTGAACATAGCTTCTTTATTTGTTGTTCAAAAGTTCAGGTATAGAAGAACTTGGTGAGAttaaatattcaaaaaaaaaactgacatTCCTGTGCATGATGCTGTTATGAAGTTTGGCATCATCCACCTGAAAGTCATAAGCCAGAACTGAAACTCATGCTTCGTTGTCAATCTTGGTTTGACAGTAACTACTCTTGTTTATAATTTCAAAGCATAACAGTAACAATTGACAGTAACTTGCAATATTTACTCCAATATTGACAGTGACGAAATCAGTCGAGGaccaagaaaacaaaacaaaacaaaaaacagcaaGAATATCTCAAGCTTAGTTCCAACCAACTGCAGCGAGGCGGCGGAGATACTGTAAGGTAGCAGAGAACCATACATATTTTTCCTAGCATGAACAACACAGAATCATGACATCTAAGTACCCATGTTCAAGTTCTAAGATCAGGCATGAACTGTTACGCATCACAAATTGGAGTTATTGTAAACTGACTACGCATCATGTATCACATGTTTGCACTAGTATCATGAAGGCTTACCTGACCGCGCATTTGGGCCTCTTCATCTTTCTTCCGATCATCCAACTGAGATAACTTCTGTGTTAGGAGGCCAAAAGTCAGTAAACAACATAAGTGTATAAGACTATTGTTTTTTTATACATTTATACATTTGCAGCACTTGAAAACAAATAGTGGGGAGGTCATGAGAGACAACAAGATGAGCCTCAAAATTGACAAGGAAATTGTGCTCTCCAATGAGTAAGTTTTTAAATTTACACCTACTTTTGTCTTAGCAATTTTAGTTGTGATTTGCTAATCTTCTCTTTGCACAGCTTTGTACTAGGACAAATTGCTGGTGTACTTAATCGTCTCCGCGGTAGGAAGAGACTACCTCGTGATGCACTGGATGCGTGGAAGTATACCCTGATGCGCCAAAAGGACATCTTCTCAAAACCTTTGGTACACGGTAAGATACTATGCTCGATTCAGCTGGTGTATTCTTGTTCTCAAAATGTTGACGATGTCATTCCCCTAATCTCGCTCTTTTACAGGAATGTGTAATGACCTACAAAACACCTACAAGGTTGAATTCCCTCGGATGAGTGACTATGGGAAGCTCAAGATGAGACTCGTGAATCTTGATCTCAACTCAAGCCCAACATATGATGGTGTACTTGATCTCAACTCAAGTCCAGCACATGATGAAGCTCAAGATATGGTGGCTGAACAACCTGATGAAGCTCAAGATATGGTGGCTGATCAACCTGATGAAGCTCAAGATATGGTGGCTGATCAACCTGATGAAGCTCAAGATCACCATAGAGgcctagatctcaacttaagcccAGTACATGATGGTATACTTGATCTCAACTCAAGCCCAGCACATGATGAAGAACCTAATGAAGCTCAAGATATGGTGGCTGATCAACCTGGTGAAGCTCAAGATATGGTGGTTGATCAACCTGGTGAGCATCGTAAAAAAGATCTGACAAATGAGGAGAGATATGGTGCTTATTTTGCTCTGGAAGTAATTAAGAGTAGAGACGGAAAGTTTCAAACAGAAGACAAGGAGCTTGTAGCAAGCCTGCTTAACACAAGTGTACGGACAGTCGAGCGAATCTGGGAAAAAGCTCAAAAGCAGCTTGCAGAAGGTCAACCAGTTGATGTGTCGAACAGGAAGAAGGGCAATAGTGGCCCTAAAAGGAAAGATTTGGAACTCTCGAGGATAACAACAATACCACTAAACAAAAGAAGGACAATTCGATCTCTAGCAAAATCTCTCGGTGTTAACCGCTCAACATTACACCGAAGGTTTAAGTGGGGTGAGCTGAAGCGCATCACTGATAGCGTAAAGCCATCGATGACACTAGCTAACAAGATACAGAGGTTGCAATTCTGCATGTCTATGCTTGATGAGAAGCCCGATAAGAACTTGCAATGCAGATTCAAGGAAATGGACAACATGGTCCGTATTGATGAGAAATGGTTCGACATGACGAGAGTGAGAAATACATACTACCTACACCCCGAAGAACCGAAACCATTGCGCAGCGTGAAGAACAAAAATAGCATTGGAAAAGTGATGTTCCTCACGGCTGTTGCCAAGCCAAGGTATAGTGAAGATGGTGTAGTCACGTTCGATGGGAAAATTGGCACATGGGCCTTTGTCAAGAATACTCCGGCTCTTAAAAGGAGTAAACTCAGACCCAAAGGAACAATCGAGATTAAATCAGTGAAAGTTACCCGAGATGTCATGAGGGATTACATGTGTAATCTGGTGATTCCCGCCATCCAGGACAAGTGGCCCGATGAAGATTTGGGAAGAACAATTTTTATACAGCAGGATAATGCAAAACCTCACCTCCTCCCTCACGATGCCGGTTTCCGAAACGCAGTAGCACAAACTGACCTAGACATTAGGTTGCTACAGCAGCCTCCGAATAGTCCAGACATGAATGTGCTTGATCTATGCTTCTTCAGGTCTCTACAGTCCCTTACTGATACGAGAGCACCTAAAAATATTAGGGAGCTGATAGAGGGCGTGGAGGAAGAATACAAGAACTACGAGGTCAAGAAACTAACAAGAAGCTTCATGACGCTAAAGACATGTATGATTAAGGTAATGAAGGCTGAAGGAGCAGTAGGATATGATATCCCCCACATGGGAAAGGATCGCCTTGAGGCGGAAGGAAGGCTAGAAGAGGTAATGGATGATCTATCTATCTCGGCGAACGTACTTCAGAAAACCAAAGACCTTATAGTCTAGTACATCAAGCAAGCAGCAGAAGAAGCAAGCAACCAGCATCAAGCAGGTAACAAACAAGCAAAAATGGAAACAGGagaagcaagcagcagcaagaaGCATGCGAAGCAAGCAAGCAAAAAAAATGGCAAGCAAGTAAGCGAAGCAAGCAGCATCAAGCATGTCGCAAGCAAGCAAGCAGATCAAGAGGAGCAAGAGAAGCAAGCAAGCAAAAAAAAGGCAAGCAAGTAAGCGAATCAAGCGAAGCAAGCAGCATCAAGCAGGTCGCAAGCAAGCAAGCGAATCAAGAGGAGCAAGCGAAGCAAGAGATGTATAGACATTAGTTGTTATACCCATGTTTAGACAGTACAAAGTTGATTAATGTTACACAATCCATCGATGTCCATATTTAACAGGTTGTAAACTCTTTGGTCTATACCAGACAGGGAATATCAAAGGGATTTCTTTTGTTCGTTCATGTTACTGGTTTGCTTTTTTACTCTGAATTAATGATGGAATTTCTAAGCACAACCTACAGAAACAATCAAGTTCTTATGCCCTAGAAACAATCAAGTTTTGTAAAACCAGGGAGCAATTGTGAACTGCACAGTTTTGGTTATGAATGTACACGTTCCTGATCCCCAACCACCCAAACTCCTTTGGCCTGGCAACAATGTCCCAGGACACAAGGCAATGGCGACCCAAGAACATAGGCCTTGTTTGTCACTGACAATTAGGTGCTATCAAATCTAACTCCCAATTCTAAAGATAGCCGCAAGTAAAATAAGATCGAGGTAAGTTGCTTACTGCAAGTAACATAATCAAATGCCAGTAAAACTGTAACCATAATCAAATACAGTGGTGCAAGTATACTTCCTGAATCTATCTGCCTGATCAAAGTACTGCTACTACCGAGTACATCACACTTTGATGAATCTATCTGCCCAAACTACTGTATATTTCAATGAATCAAAACTGAAGCTACGATGTAAACTGAACCGGAAGTTGATTAATGTTACACCAATCAAGGAAGTTCCAGCCATGAGATGTGACAATCTTTGGTTcagttttcaaaattgaaaatactcCTGCAGTACTCCTAGAGCAATAATCCTCAAAATAAACCTTGCTGGAGTATCTTTTTTTGTTAATGTATTGTGCAGATCGCAACAGATGAAATCGTTAACATCACAAAGTCACATCTTCTACTCCGCAACACTAGCAAGCTGTGAACTGAACCGGAAGGGGAGAGTGGGCAAACCTGCATCGCAGCCGCGAACTGGCCGAAGACGAGGAACCAGTGCTGCTTGGCGACCGGACATGGTGAAGAGCCACCAGAGAAGCAGCGAAGCATCATCGACGGGCGTCCTGCCGCGTTAGTCCCCATGCCCTCCAGATCGAGCGCCACGGCACGAGCAACGGACCCCCGCCGCTGCTCTGGGGCGAATCCGTGGTGGAGGAGCCACTCACCACGCCACCTCAAAAGCATCAACTTTTTGGCCAGTGTAGTGGATGTGAGGATTCACGCCCGAGGGTGAGGACCGGGAGTAGGTAGCGGGGGAGGacggggaggaggcggaggagattTGCGCGTGCGAGGGCATGGTGGTCAACCGCCGGAGTACGCCGACCGGTACGAATTAATGGAGAAAGAGTAGACATTTAGTCCACAAGTGTGGATGAAGGCGGGGGGAGAGAACCTGAAGGAGGCACGGGGGAGCTGCGGGCTAGTGGACGGGAGGAGGCAAGGGGGAGCTGCGCGGCTGTGCCGTCGGCGCGGGCGAGGGCGCAGGCATTGGGGCCGGAGATGGAGCGGCAGCACTACAGAGAGGAAGGGGACGCGGAGTTCAGCCGAGGAAGAAGAGGTGGGAGGACCGCTCGGTTTGTCGGGAAATTCTGAGGGTTTTTTTGCAAAGGAAGTCCGTCCGACAAGTTTGacgtgacggagggagtacaacaaaTCCAAGATGAGACGCGGGTAAAGTCATCAACCGAAGAGGCAAATCACCAAAGGAGGATCATCGATGGGATTGCCACATGTTGGATGGATCATCGTTGCGCCAGCCAGCAATCTTATCAACAACGAGATGGTCCAGTGTCTCATCTAATCTCATCTCCTCTGTTCGACGAGTAAAGAGCCAAAATCTAAGCTgtcacacacgacgcacgcgttaGATACACCCCTCCTTTCATATTTATAGATGGAACGTCAGTTTGAATTTCGATCGAATGTGGGGAGTGTTGTGGCGGGAAGAGGTTCCACTAAATTTCGGCTCTCTCTCTCAAGGTGCAGAGATACGATGGACTGTTGCGATGAAACGTGCCCACGGATCGGTGACGTGGAGAAGTAGAAGGCAAGTTTTAAACACCGGCGTATCATGCAAACTAACTAATATCTTCTCCCTTAATTTAGGCAAGCCAGGTACATTTGTTTGTGTCATGCATGTGATGGGAATTGATTCGAGTAATTGTATGCCTGCTCGGTTTCCACATTCCCAGAATAATGGACCGTTTTCACAGCCCAGAATAAAATgcgatgcctttttctcttctccTATTTTCACGGGACCGGATGACAAATCGTCCGATGCCTAAAATAAGTCttctctccatgatgtacggcctggtgaagtcatgggctagatggaGAAatgagaaatcactttggaatacGGAATCGGAGCACCATACTTTCCATGTGATGTATGCTCCGTAACAACTCTGACCAACCTATTAAAATGACTAGAATAAGTCTTCTCATGATGGAGAATGTTAGAATACATGTAGTGCTGAGATTAGACTAGGTTTAGATCATCTTGTACTCCAAATATCTCTCTTTATACCTCTATATATCCCAAAGGGTTATTGCGATACAACATACAATTCTAGGGTTCCAATACCGACCTGTCAGGGGGCAGGGGCACGACGCCAAATCTTTGACTGCTTTCTCCGGCCAAGGCTTCGCTACTACACCACCAGGCCAGTTcctaataaaaaaaaagagatctCCAAGATGTCgggcacctccgccgccgccgccagtacgaGGCCCGCGCTGAGCATGAAGCTCCTCATCGACACCAATGCGCGGCGCGTGCTGTTCGCGGAGGCGAACAAGGACGTGGTCGActtcctcttctccctcctcgccctGCCCGTCGGCACCGCCGTCAGGCTGCTCGGGACGGAGTCCATGGTCGGCAGCGCCGGCAGCCTCTACGCCAGCGTCGCGAGGCTCGACGACGCCTACGTCCTGCCTGGCGCCGACCTCGACGCGCTCCTCCGCCCTGCCGtgtcctcgccggcggcggcctccaaCACCTCGCTCCTCCGCCTGCCGAGCACGTCGTCGGCGGCTCCGTCCAAGCAGTTCTTTTGGTGCGGCCAGAACCACAGCCAGAGCTTCGGCTACGGCTACGGCCACGGGGACGGCGCTGGCTGCAACTACGTGACGGACGCTAGCGGTGGCAAGTGCCCGAACCCGACCTGCGGCAGGCCGATGACGAATGTGACAAACTACTGGGCGCAGTCCGACTCCCCTGGCACTGGCCAGGCGGCGAAGGCGGTGGCCGGCGTCGGCGCGAGAGGGTTCGTGCAGGGCATCGTGACGTACACGGTGATGGACAACCTCACCGTGACCCCCATGTCCGCCATCTCCAGCATCACCCTGCTCAACACCCTCGGCGTCAGGGACTTCGGCGCGCTCCAGGAGAAGACCGTGCGGCTCGGCTCCACCGCGGTGAGCTTCGACGAACACCATTGTATCCATTGCAGTAATTGCTCAATTATTTCACAAGTGACTGAACTGAACGCATATTGATCATTGTGCAGGGCTTGGCGATTCTGAAGGCGTCGCTCAAGTCCAAGACCGTTCTCACCGACGTTTTCCTAGCCTCCGGATCCATCTAGCTCCATCTTCTAAACTGAATTTAGCTAATCAATCAAGTGGTCTTCATGGTTGGTCCTCTCTTACGCAATGCTGGATATTATATGATGATGCTCGAAAAATTCAAGTACTCGTAGACTTCTAGCCGGGGCGCAACTGATCATTAGTTGGTATCGAATGTTTGCAGCTAATGTGTTTGATTAAGCTCGTTTAATGCCGGCTCCCGTCTACTTATCAACTTAATCTCCTTCATTGTCAAAAACTTAATCTTGTTCTGCAGTTGATGGTGGTTTCTTTGGTTTCATCGCACTAGTTATGGCTCTTGCTGACGTGACTAATTAACTATAGTGAATACTTCATCCGATTCATATTACCTGTCATTGATAttgatatagatgtatctagaagtAAAATTTATCTAGGTATGTTCATATTAGCAATAATTAATATGGATCTGGAGGGActatttcatttttataaatttgcAACTTAAATCTCTCAAATAGTGGAACTACATTGGCATTTTTTTCTAATCATCTTATAGTGCAATCCTCTTCTGAAAATTGCAACTATGTAGCTAAATGTATTTTTGTCTAGATTATGCAGATATTGCACTGTTTTAACTTATCTTCTTATATTTTTTAGCATCATTTTTGTAACACAGATTTACGGTTTATGTTCTTAATTCTTTACTCTTGTCCATTGTTTGACCGTTGCAGATTTCTGTTCAATGTAATCGAACATATCTAAAATAATTAAGTTAAACTTAACTTAACTTTTAAAATAAGAA contains:
- the LOC124666836 gene encoding uncharacterized protein LOC124666836 isoform X1, producing MLLRWRGEWLLHHGFAPEQRRGSVARAVALDLEGMGTNAAGRPSMMLRCFSGGSSPCPVAKQHWFLVFGQFAAAMQKLSQLDDRKKDEEAQMRGQRNGSNTFFIRGGRRATVQDGGEQQSSTFLFRRRAGTWTS
- the LOC124666836 gene encoding uncharacterized protein LOC124666836 isoform X2 codes for the protein MLLRWRGEWLLHHGFAPEQRRGSVARAVALDLEGMGTNAAGRPSMMLRCFSGGSSPCPVAKQHWFLVFGQFAAAMQLSQLDDRKKDEEAQMRGQRNGSNTFFIRGGRRATVQDGGEQQSSTFLFRRRAGTWTS
- the LOC124666835 gene encoding uncharacterized protein LOC124666835, coding for MRDNKMSLKIDKEIVLSNDFVLGQIAGVLNRLRGRKRLPRDALDAWKYTLMRQKDIFSKPLVHGMCNDLQNTYKVEFPRMSDYGKLKMRLVNLDLNSSPTYDGVLDLNSSPAHDEAQDMVAEQPDEAQDMVADQPDEAQDMVADQPDEAQDHHRGLDLNLSPVHDGILDLNSSPAHDEEPNEAQDMVADQPGEAQDMVVDQPGEHRKKDLTNEERYGAYFALEVIKSRDGKFQTEDKELVASLLNTSVRTVERIWEKAQKQLAEGQPVDVSNRKKGNSGPKRKDLELSRITTIPLNKRRTIRSLAKSLGVNRSTLHRRFKWGELKRITDSVKPSMTLANKIQRLQFCMSMLDEKPDKNLQCRFKEMDNMVRIDEKWFDMTRVRNTYYLHPEEPKPLRSVKNKNSIGKVMFLTAVAKPRYSEDGVVTFDGKIGTWAFVKNTPALKRSKLRPKGTIEIKSVKVTRDVMRDYMCNLVIPAIQDKWPDEDLGRTIFIQQDNAKPHLLPHDAGFRNAVAQTDLDIRLLQQPPNSPDMNVLDLCFFRSLQSLTDTRAPKNIRELIEGVEEEYKNYEVKKLTRSFMTLKTCMIKVMKAEGAVGYDIPHMGKDRLEAEGRLEEVMDDLSISANVLQKTKDLIV